In one Magallana gigas chromosome 9, xbMagGiga1.1, whole genome shotgun sequence genomic region, the following are encoded:
- the LOC105328052 gene encoding uncharacterized protein MCAP_0864-like, translating into MRVVCIFAILLTFSDAEPVSSFLTDGENKTSTSLESKDQEWNDLSILRQMINQETVIRLALVKNVHALVNDVTLIKKSLAASEARVNVQQQTIDALKIQVKSLQQENNKLKNSSKISEVRIMALETNLQSVNENYSSLRDELIVIQKDSDDKRQEMFNKTQSVLDDIKIEVRYLSVTLLDFKESTETENESRDRKYEERERYFNNSVEELKAEIVQTELNFTNNKVLIQNLDDSQSEIRETFTEILNRTFTKLETQLTALEYEQLKLSSAVASLEVANMNLSRLNCDESKHHAFSAGTSSSNSGWSGSTLVFSKVIYSEGTGYNPSTGIFTAPTAGTYVFYVSVQSAIQKNIYVDIVLNGSAKVRALAWYNSGNSIAIHQTGTNLVILHLQTGDRVWVKRGGGTGYYSDSAHITTFSGLKLY; encoded by the exons atgagggTGGTTTGTATTTTCGCGATATTGCTAACTTTTTCTGATGCAGAACCAGTCTCATCGTTCCTTACTGATGGAGAAAACAAGACTTCAACATCATTGGAGAGCAAAGACCAGGAATGGAACGATTTGAGCATCCTACGACAAATGATTAACCAAGAGACTGTCATCCGCCTCGCTTTGGTCAAGAATGTCCATGCACTGGTAAATGACGTTACCCTTATAAAGAAAAGTCTAGCTGCAAGTGAAGCAAGAGTTAACGTACAACAGCAGACGATTGATGCATTAAAGATTCAGGTGAAATCTCTTCAACAGGAAAATAACAAACTAAAGAACAGTAGCAAGATAAGTGAGGTCAGAATCATGGCGCTCGAAACTAATTTACAATCAGTTAACGAGAACTATAGTTCTCTGCGCGACGAATTAATCGTCATCCAGAAGGATTCAGACGACAAAAGGCAGGAAATGTTCAACAAAACTCAGAGTGTTCTTGATGATATCAAAATAGAAGTACGATACCTCTCGGTCACTCTGTTGGATTTCAAGGAAAGCACGGAGACTGAAAATGAGTCGAGAGATAGAAAATACGAAGAACGTGAACGGTATTTTAACAATTCAGTCGAAGAATTAAAAGCGGAAATAGTTCAAACCGAACTCAACTTCACTAATAACAAAGTGCTCATTCAAAATCTAGATGATTCTCAATCGGAAATTAGAGAAACCTTCACAG aAATCTTGAATAGAACATTCACTAAGTTAGAGACACAGTTAACAGCGTTGGAGTATGAGCAGCTGAAACTGTCGTCTGCTGTTGCTTCTTTGGAAGTGGCCAACATGAATTTGTCCAGATTGAACTGCG aTGAGAGTAAACACCATGCATTTTCTGCGGGTACATCATCAAGTAACTCTGGTTGGTCAGGAAGCACTCTAGTGTTTTCCAAAGTAATATACAGCGAAGGAACCGGCTACAACCCCAGTACTGGTATCTTTACAGCACCCACAGCAGGGACATATGTGTTCTATGTCTCTGTTCAGTCTGCCATTCAAAAAAACATCTATGTAGACATAGTTTTGAATGGATCGGCTAAGGTCAGGGCTTTAGCCTGGTACAACAGTGGGAACAGCATTGCCATTCACCAGACCGGAACCAACCTGGTTATCTTACATCTACAGACCGGGGACAGAGTGTGGGTCAAACGAGGCGGTGGTACCGGTTACTACAGTGATAGTGCTCACATTACAACATTTTCTGGATTGAAACTTTACTAG
- the LOC136271360 gene encoding paramyosin-like — protein sequence MRVVCILAILLSFSDAEPISSFLTDGENKTSTSLESKDQEWNDLSILRQMINQETVIRLALVKNVHALVNDVTVIKKSLAASEARFTGQQQTIDALKIQVNSLQQENNELKNSSRINEARIMELETKLQSVNENFSTLRDELNVIQKDSDDKRREMFNKTHSVLDDIKIEVRYLSVTLLDFKESTETENESRDKKYEELKRYFNNSVEELKAEIVQTELNLTNNKVLIQNIIDSQSEIRGTFTEILNRTVTKLETQLKTSEYEQLKLSSAVASLEVANMNLSRLNCDKSSHHAFTAGMSSYDNDWTGDTLVFPTVICNLGAGYNPSTGIFTAPPAGTYVFFISVQSAYQKDIWLDIVLNGSSKVRALAWYDSGSSVRIHQTGTNLVILHLQNADRVWVKRYSGVGYYSVSTPITTFSGFKLY from the exons ATGAGAGTGGTTTGTATTTTAGCGATATTGCTAAGTTTTTCTGATGCAGAACCAATCTCATCGTTCCTTACTGATGGAGAAAACAAGACTTCAACATCATTGGAGAGCAAAGACCAGGAATGGAACGATTTGAGCATCCTACGACAAATGATTAACCAAGAGACTGTCATCCGCCTCGCTTTAGTAAAGAATGTCCATGCACTGGTAAATGACGTTACCGTTATAAAGAAAAGTCTAGCTGCAAGTGAAGCAAGATTTACCGGACAACAGCAAACGATTGATGCACTAAAGATTCAGGTGAACTCTCTTCAACAGGAAAATAACGAACTAAAGAACAGTAGCAGGATAAATGAGGCCAGAATCATGGAGCTCGAAACTAAATTACAATCAGTTAACGAGAACTTTAGTACTCTGCGCGACGAATTAAACGTCATCCAGAAGGATTCAGACGATAAAAGGCGAGAAATGTTTAACAAAACTCATAGTGTCCTTGATGATATCAAAATAGAGGTACGCTACCTCTCGGTCACGCTGTTAGATTTCAAGGAAAGCACAGAGACTGAAAATGAGTCGAGGGATAAAAAATACGAAGAACTTAAACGGTATTTTAACAATTCAGTCGAAGAATTAAAAGCGGAAATCGTTCAAACCGAACTTAATCTCACTAATAACAAAGTGctcattcaaaatataattgatTCTCAATCGGAAATTAGAGGAACCTTCACAG aAATCTTGAATAGAACAGTCACTAAGCTTGAAACACAGTTAAAAACGTCGGAGTATGAGCAGCTTAAACTATCGTCTGCTGTGGCTTCTTTGGAAGTGGCCAACATGAACTTGTCCAGATTGAACTGCG ATAAGAGTAGCCACCATGCGTTTACAGCGGGTATGTCATCATATGATAATGATTGGACAGGAGACACCCTAGTGTTCCCCACAGTAATCTGCAATCTAGGAGCCGGCTACAACCCCAGTACTGGTATCTTTACAGCGCCCCCAGCGGGGACATATGTGTTCTTTATCTCTGTCCAGTCTGCCTATCAAAAAGACATCTGGTTAGACATAGTTTTGAATGGATCCAGTAAGGTCAGGGCCTTAGCCTGGTACGACAGTGGAAGCAGCGTTAGAATTCACCAGACAGGAACCAACCTGGTTATCTTACATCTTCAGAACGCAGACAGAGTGTGGGTCAAACGGTACAGTGGTGTCGGTTACTACAGTGTTAGTACTCCCATAACAACGTTTTCTGGATTTAAACTTTACtag